Proteins from a genomic interval of Eschrichtius robustus isolate mEscRob2 chromosome 9, mEscRob2.pri, whole genome shotgun sequence:
- the LOC137769239 gene encoding L-lactate dehydrogenase A-like 6B isoform X1: protein MSWAVGMLRASQRVGAVRANCLCPGMVLSARQPAGVARRGAWPIAPACKMATVKCELMKNFPSEEPVRCNKISIVGTGSVGMACAVSILLKGLSDELALVDVDGGRLKGETMDLQHGSPFVRMPNIISSEDYLVTANSNLVIITAGARQEKGETRLNLVQRNLAIFKLTISSIVQYSPRCKLIVVSNPVDILTYVAWKLSEFPPNRIIGSGCNLDTARFRFLIGQRLGIHPESCHGWILGEHGDSSVPVWSGVNIAGVPLKDLNVDIGTDKDPEQWENVHKDVVASAYEIIKMKGYTSWAIGLSVADLTESIVKNLRRVHPVSTRIKGLYGINEEVFLSVPCILGGSGITDLIKVKLAPEEEAHLQKSAKTLWEIQKELKL, encoded by the coding sequence ATGAGCTGGGCTGTGGGAATGCTGCGGGCCAGCCAGAGAGTGGGCGCTGTGAGAGCGAATTGCCTGTGCCCGGGGATGGTGCTGAGTGCCCGCCAGCCGGCAGGCGTCGCCCGCAGGGGCGCCTGGCCCATCGCCCCCGCGTGCAAGATGGCTACGGTCAAGTGTGAGCTTATGAAGAATTTCCCCTCAGAGGAGCCCGTTCGTTGCAATAAGATCTCCATTGTAGGAACTGGATCGGTTGGCATGGCCTGTGCTGTCAGCATCCTGTTAAAAGGCTTGAGTGATGAACTTGCCTTGGTGGATGTTGATGGAGGCAGACTGAAGGGTGAGACAATGGACCTTCAGCATGGCAGCCCTTTCGTGAGAATGCCCAATATTATTTCCAGCGAAGATTACCTGGTCACTGCAAACTCCAACCTCGTGATTATCACAGCAGGTGCACGccaggaaaaaggagaaacacgccTTAATTTAGTCCAGCGAAATTTGGCCATCTTTAAGTTAACGATTTCCAGTATTGTTCAGTACAGTCCTCGCTGCAAACTGATTGTTGTTTCCAATCCAGTGGATATCTTAACTTACGTAGCCTGGAAGTTGAGTGAATTTCCCCCAAACCGTATTATTGGAAGTGGTTGTAATCTGGACACTGCCCGTTTCCGTTTCTTGATCGGGCAGAGGCTCGGTATCCATCCTGAAAGCTGTCATGGGTGGATCCTTGGAGAGCATGGAGACTCAAGTGTTCCTGTGTGGAGTGGAGTGAACATCGCCGGTGTCCCTCTGAAGGATCTGAACGTAGATATAGGAACTGATAAAGATCCTGAGCAGTGGGAAAATGTGCACAAAGATGTGGTTGCTAGTGCCTATGAGATTATTAAAATGAAAGGTTATACTTCTTGGGCCATTGGCCTGTCTGTAGCTGACTTAACAGAAAGTATTGTGAAGAATCTTAGGAGAGTGCATCCAGTTTCCACCAGGATTAAGGGTCTCTATGGAATAAATGAAGAAGTATTCCTCAGTGTTCCTTGTATCCTGGGAGGGAGTGGTATTACCGACCTTATAAAAGTAAAGTTGGCCCCTGAAGAAGAGGCCCATCTGCAGAAGAGTGCAAAAACACTTTGGGAAATTCAAAAGGAGCTTAAgttataa
- the LOC137769239 gene encoding L-lactate dehydrogenase A-like 6B isoform X2, whose product MATVKCELMKNFPSEEPVRCNKISIVGTGSVGMACAVSILLKGLSDELALVDVDGGRLKGETMDLQHGSPFVRIPRCKLIVVSNPVDILTYVAWKLSEFPPNRIIGSGCNLDTARFRFLIGQRLGIHPESCHGWILGEHGDSSVPVWSGVNIAGVPLKDLNVDIGTDKDPEQWENVHKDVVASAYEIIKMKGYTSWAIGLSVADLTESIVKNLRRVHPVSTRIKGLYGINEEVFLSVPCILGGSGITDLIKVKLAPEEEAHLQKSAKTLWEIQKELKL is encoded by the exons ATGGCTACGGTCAAGTGTGAGCTTATGAAGAATTTCCCCTCAGAGGAGCCCGTTCGTTGCAATAAGATCTCCATTGTAGGAACTGGATCGGTTGGCATGGCCTGTGCTGTCAGCATCCTGTTAAAAGGCTTGAGTGATGAACTTGCCTTGGTGGATGTTGATGGAGGCAGACTGAAGGGTGAGACAATGGACCTTCAGCATGGCAGCCCTTTCGTGAGAAT TCCTCGCTGCAAACTGATTGTTGTTTCCAATCCAGTGGATATCTTAACTTACGTAGCCTGGAAGTTGAGTGAATTTCCCCCAAACCGTATTATTGGAAGTGGTTGTAATCTGGACACTGCCCGTTTCCGTTTCTTGATCGGGCAGAGGCTCGGTATCCATCCTGAAAGCTGTCATGGGTGGATCCTTGGAGAGCATGGAGACTCAAGTGTTCCTGTGTGGAGTGGAGTGAACATCGCCGGTGTCCCTCTGAAGGATCTGAACGTAGATATAGGAACTGATAAAGATCCTGAGCAGTGGGAAAATGTGCACAAAGATGTGGTTGCTAGTGCCTATGAGATTATTAAAATGAAAGGTTATACTTCTTGGGCCATTGGCCTGTCTGTAGCTGACTTAACAGAAAGTATTGTGAAGAATCTTAGGAGAGTGCATCCAGTTTCCACCAGGATTAAGGGTCTCTATGGAATAAATGAAGAAGTATTCCTCAGTGTTCCTTGTATCCTGGGAGGGAGTGGTATTACCGACCTTATAAAAGTAAAGTTGGCCCCTGAAGAAGAGGCCCATCTGCAGAAGAGTGCAAAAACACTTTGGGAAATTCAAAAGGAGCTTAAgttataa